One Vigna unguiculata cultivar IT97K-499-35 chromosome 11, ASM411807v1, whole genome shotgun sequence DNA window includes the following coding sequences:
- the LOC114169517 gene encoding auxin-induced protein 15A-like, whose protein sequence is MKTGNRFVGIANAKHKLQRTLSQRIKMASSVADVPKGHLAVYVGENHKRFVIPISYLSHPLFRDLLDWAEEEFGFNHPMGGLTIPCTEHYFVTLTSSLS, encoded by the coding sequence ATGAAGACTGGTAACAGATTTGTGGGGATAGCCAATGCCAAGCACAAACTTCAGAGAACTCTTTCACAGAGAATCAAAATGGCTTCTTCTGTCGCTGATGTTCCAAAAGGGCACTTGGCAGTGTACGTTGGAGAGAATCATAAGAGGTTTGTGATTCCAATATCTTACCTGAGCCACCCTTTGTTCAGAGACTTGTTGGATTGGGCTGAAGAAGAATTCGGATTCAATCACCCGATGGGTGGTCTCACTATTCCATGCACTGAACATTACTTCGTTACTCTAACTTCTTCTCTTAGTTAA